The following is a genomic window from Lactococcus carnosus.
TGTCAGTATGCTACAAGCTGTGGGGCTTAGTATCGCTATGGAAAATGCTGAAGCAGCGGTTAAAACAGTTGCTAAGCAGGTCACCCTGACAAACACAGATAATGGTGTGGCACATGCGATAACACATATCTTAGCTGGAGAATGGCAATAAGCGAGATAAAAAACGATTTGATCGTTTTTTTTTCATAAAAACTGAAAACGATATCAGTTAACTGACACTTTTCTGAATTATTTAGCTATAATAAAGCTATGTATTGACAACAAGTAATCGGAGAAGAGGCAAAATATGGCGAAAATAAGTGATGTAGCAGAAAAAACAGGGTACTCTATCACTACGATTTCCAGAGCGATTAATGATCATCCCTATGTATCTGATAAAGCAAAAAAGAAAATTTTTGACGTGATGAGAGAGTTGGACTACTATCCTAATAATGTGGCACAACAGTTGAGAGGAAAAGGCACAAAGCTCATTGGTGTCATTATCTCTTTTGTGACCAATCCTTTTTTTACTTATTTGGTAGATGCGATTGAGAAAGTAGCCTATCAAGCTGGCTATCAAATTGTTGTTTTGCAGACTTTAGAAGAAGCAGATCGGGAACAAAAATTTATTGAAATGCTAAAAAAACGACAACTAGATGGCTTGATCATGACCAGTCTTGATAACGATAGTCCAGAAGTATTAAAGTTGATTGAGAGTGGTAAAATCGTTGTTTGTAATCGTTATCTTGGTGATAAAGCGATTCCGCTTATCCAAATTGATGAAAAAAAGGCAACTTATGAAGCGACCTACTATTTACTGGCTAAAGGCTATCGGAAAATAGCTTATGTATCTGCTAATAAACCAAGCAGAATACATGTTGATCCTAGATTTGCAGGCTATCATGAAGCGCTAACGGCATTTAACATTGACCTTAATTGGGATTATGTCTTGTTACGTCGGGCATCAATAGGTGATGGTCGAAGTACCTTAACGGATATTTTAGCAATGGGTGACGATAAACCAGATGCGGTTTTAGTCATCAGTGACGAGGTTGCATCAGGGATTTTAAGTCAATGTCATCTTTTAAATATTAAAGTACCAGAAACACTTGCCATCATCGGCTTTGATGATCAACCCATTGCTGAAGTATTATATCCAGGTTTGACGACTATCCGCCAACCAATTCAGGAGCTGGGAGAGTATGTAGCGACAGTAATGATTGCACATATTGAACACAAGGCCTTACCAGAAAAACCAGAATTAAAAACAAAGTTGATCATTAGGGGCACCGCTTAATCTATCTTGAATCCTAGTTTGAGGAAGTTTTATAAATTGTTTACTATGTGTATAACAAAATATTTTTTAATGGAAAAATAATAGTTTATTGGCAAATATTGTAGACATTGCAGTGGTTTAGTAGGCTATCATACAATTTATGAAAAGGGTTGACATAGTCAAATAAGTATAGTAAAATGCAAGTATAAAGAAATGAAAGCGCTTGCTTTTGAGAAGGAGGTTCAGCATTGTAGGTGGTTGTGGAGAATTATTTGACAATAGGCTGGTCATGTTTCCTATCATGATCAGTTACTATTGTTAAAAATTTTTGCACAATATGAAAACGGTTGACATAAAATTTTTAACAGACTTGTCATATTGACTAGTCCCATTTATCGAAGGAGAATACGATGAAGAGATGGCAAAAATTAGGGTTGGGCTTGCTGACAGTTGCGGCTATAACGTCACTAGCGGCTTGCGGTAATGCAAGTTCTAAAAGTGGTGTAGATGATTTCTTATATGTTTTTAATGGCAAAGGAGAAATTGCAGATCCTTTGAAAAAAGTAGTTGAAGAATATGGCAAAGAAAATAATATTAAGGTCAAAACGTATACACTATCAGTCGGCACAACAAATGGCAACGAAGTACAGACAACTGAATTTAGCTCGAAAACACCACCAACCATTTTTTCATCTGGTACCTTAACAAACTGGGGACCTGACTCTGGTGATTACATGCAAGATATCAACAAACTTGATAACGCTAAACTTAAGAAACTAGCAGATGAAATTCCTGACGCGCAACGATTGACAGCTAAAAAAGGAGAGAACTTTGGCTTGCCTTATAATATCGAAGGCTATGGCTACCAAGTAGATAAAACTGTCTTGAAAGATCTATTTGAGGGTGATACAGATGCCCTGGTAGCAGACCTTAAAGCAGAACCGAATTATGAGGCGTGGCAAGGATTTGTCAAAGCAGTTGATGCTTACATCAAAGATGGCACTGTTTCAACGGTAACTGTTAATGGTCATCCTTATACACTTGCTTCAGAGAAAAAAGGATTAGCTAAAGAGCTAAATGGTGTGTTTGTTGAATCTGGAGCTGAAATTTGGACTTATCAAAACCACTGGGTGTCACTCCCACTAAATGCTGTCTTTAAAAATGTTTCTGAAGCTTACTATGCTAAAGGAGATGAAGGGATAAAAGATGCCAAATCAGCATTGAAATCTGAAATCAAAGGTCTTGACTTTGAATATTCTTATATGGCTGGTAAAAATGGCCCAGTCAAACGTGGCCCTGACTTCATTGATAGTGCAACAGGCAGCTATGATGCGTCACTTGCCAACTTTGTTGCTCACAAAGGGGTATTCCTTAAACAAGGTAACTGGATTTATCCAAACTTGTTAAAAATCAATAAACAAATTATTGACACAATGGATTTAGTCCCAATCAAATGGCCAGTACAAGACAGCGATATCAAAGTTAAAGGACGTGATGCCAAACAGTTTAATACAACGATTCCAGCATTCGTACCAAACTACTTTATCGTTAACAAGCAAGTCAGCAAGAAACAACAAAAAATTGCATCTGACTTCCTTGTATGGCTTTATACGTCTGATAGAGGTAAAAAATTCCTCAAAGAAGAAGCTGGATTCATCATGTACAATGATTTGAAAGATACGACTTCTCCAAACAAACTCAATAACGCAATTGCGTCTTACGTTGCAGCAGGACCAACACTTGGTAATCCATTTGATGGGACACCTGGCTCATTTAATGATACGATCGGTGATGTCTTGAAGAAAGATTACATGACCAAAGCGAACTGGACTGAAAAAGACTATGATAACTACGTTGATAAATCAGTTAAAACTTGGGTAGACTTTAAGGAGCAAAGTGGTAAATAATTAAGTACCACATCTTAAAAAGAGATTGAGTACCCATATTGTTGATGCAGTATGGGTATTTAATTTTAAAACCAAAGCCTTAATTACTTAAGCAGAAATTTTATCTATTTCAGATACTAGAGGTATCACAAGTAGGATATGTGACATGCGTATCATGACTTGTGGTCCAACTAAATGAGGTGAGTTAATGTCAAAATTATATAGAAAATGGTTCTTTCCATTTGTTTTGCCAGCTGTTGCCGTTTTCCTAATCGTCGTTTTGGTGCCATTTATCATCGGTATCTTCTATTCGTTTACTGGTTGGCGTGGCTCTTTTTTCATGGGAGCTAATGGGCGGACAACAAATCCTTTTGAAGCCATTGTTGGCTTGAAAAACTACCTGGCTGCATTTAAGCAAGAGTCATTCCGATCAGCCTTCTTTTTCTCAGTGAAATTCACTGTTCTAGCTGTTATTGCCGTCAATATTGTTGCCTTAGCACAAGCGCTGTTAGTCAATGCTATCGGAAAAGCTGTCGGCATCTTCCGCGCCACGTTTTTCCTACCTAACTTACTTGGTGGCTTATCACTCGGCTTTATCTGGCTTTTCATCTTTAACAATATCTTTACCAAAGTATTATTTGGCAAAGATGGCGTGTTACCCATTAAATTCTTGACTTACATGACAGATAAAGACCCCAATAAACTGATGTTTGCGATTTTGATCATGGCAGTCTGGCAAATGTCTGGCTACATGATGGTTATCTATACGACTGGATTAGCCAATATCTCAGATGATTATTATGAGGCGGCATCTATAGATGGTGCTAATGCCTTCCAAAAATTTTTCAAAATCACGGTTCCGATGTTGGTTCCAAGTTTTACAATTGTCTTCTTCCTAGTCTTATCTAGATGTTTTATGCTACTCGATCAGAATATTGCCTTGACAAATAATGCACCACAGGGCTACCGGATGTTAGCAGCACAAGTGTTAAAAGTAACAAGTGATACAAACGGCAACTACGGTATTGCCCAAGCTGAGGCAGTTATCTTCTTCCTTGTTGTGGCCGCAATTTCAATCACGCAAACTGTTATTTTGAAAGGTAAAGAGGTGGAGATGCAATGAACCATTCAGTAGAAACAGCAGGTCAAAAATTAGGCAAGGTTGTCATGTTTCTCATCCTGTTAGTGATGGGTTTAGTTACTATTTTTCCGATTGCCTTCATGTTCATGAATTCCTTCAAGTCACAAGCTGAAATCGTGGACTCCCCTTTGGCATTGCCCAAAGAGATTACCTTTAAGTACATCTCAAATGCCATGACGCAAATCAATTTGGTCCCATCATTTATTTTGACGGTGATAATCACAGTCCTAGCAGTGACCTTCATCGTCTTATTATCATCAAGTGCTGCATGGATGATGGTGCGTGTGAAGAGCAAACTTGCTATGATTATCCTCTTGGTTTTCACAGCATCCATGCTTATTCCATTTCAAGCAGTCATGTATCCCTTGATTTCGATGTTTGAAAGTGTGGGCTTGAAAAATGTGCCAGGTCTCATCATTATGTATGGTGGTTTTGGTCTGGCCATGTCAACCTTCCTTTATCATGGCTTTATGAAGAGTGTCCCAGTGTCCTTGGAAGAAGCTGCTATCATAGATGGTGCAAATGTCTTTCAAGTCTACTTTAAAATCGTCATGCCGCTCGTGAGACCGACTACGGTAACAGTCATTATTCTGAATGCCATGTGGGTTTGGAATGATTATCTCTTGCCTTTCCTAGTGTTAGGGGACTCTGAGAACAAAACCTTGACCTTAGCCTTGTATTACGCAAAAATGAAAGATGGCCCCTATTCAGTACCATGGGATCTCATGTTTCCAGCAGTCTTGATCACGGTGATTCCAGTAATCATCTTGTTCATCTTTTTGCAAAAACAAATTATCAAAGGCATGGCAGATGGTGCTGTTAAATAGGTATACTAGACCCTATTAGGCGCCCACAAATTTATGGAAATTAGCATAGTTTCAAGTTAAGTGATAGCAATTTAAGTGATAACAATAGGAGTGGTAATGAGTAAGTACATCGAGTTGGTTGAGTATGACAGTCCGATTAATTTGAAAATGTTTGAGAATGAAAACACCTTAGCAAGTTTTCCGCATTTTCATAAGGAAGTGGAAATTATCTATGTGACAAAAGGCTGTGTCAATATTGCCTATCAAAATGAGATTATCGGGTTATCAGAAAAAGAAATCATCATTTTTCCGAGTGGTGCAACGCATTCATTTCTGTCATCACCTGATAGTGCCCGTTATGTTTACCAGTTTGATTTGGCTATATTTGATGAGAAGCTATTAGGCATCAGCCAATCACAATTAATCGCCTTATTTGAAACAGCTCAAACGTGCAGCAAGTACTGGCCAAATGCACTAGCCCAAACTGCAGCAGACTTGCTGGATACCTTATTTGAGACAACACGATCCAACTCACTTGCGGTAGCTTACTTGCAGCTGGGTTATCTGATGCAACTCATGGGTATGTTTTTGGAGGAGTTGCCACAGGGTTCTTCTAGTAAGCCAATGCTCAATCATTCCGAAGTTAAATACAAGGAAGATTTGGTGCTTCTAAATAAAATATTTGGCTACATTGAAACCCACTTTCAAGAAGATATCACGCTTGAAACGATTAGTGACCTGGTCGGCTTTAGTCCCTACTATTTCACGCGTTTCTTCAAGAAACACATCGGTCAAACCTTTATTCAATTTCTAAGTGACTATCGGTTGGACCAAGCCAGGTATATTTTGAGTCAGGAAAGGTTGCCCATGGTAGACGTCGCTGATAAAGCAGGTTTTTCAAGTGTGAAAACCTTCCATCATGTCTTCAAAAAATCACAAGGTATCTCACCCTTACAATACCAAAAGCAACTACAGGCAAAAAGGTGAGTCAATAACGCGTCTCAGTACTCAGAAAAGATGCGCAATATATGGGAACTTTTTGTTAGAGAATTGGGAAGTATTTAGTTGCAAAATTTACTAAAATAAAGGTATCAAATGAAACGCTTACACAGCGATATGGAGGATAAAATGAGCTTGAAAATTGGCATTATTGGGTGCGGTGGTATCGCAAATGGTAAACATTTACCAGCACTTTCAAAATTAGCTATCGTTGAATTAGTCGCTTTTTGTGACCTAGAAGTTTCCCGTGCTGAGGCAGCAAAAAAAGCATTTGGCACTGAGGACGCATTGGTCTTTACAGATTATCAAGATCTCTTAAAACTTGAGTTAGATGCGGTGCATGTCCTAACACCGAATTCATCACATGCCCCGTTGACAATTGCCGCTTTGGAAGCTGGCTGCCATGTGATGTGTGAAAAACCAATGGCCAAAACATCAAAAGAAGCTAAGGCGATGATTGAAGCAGCCAAAAGAACAGGAAAA
Proteins encoded in this region:
- a CDS encoding LacI family DNA-binding transcriptional regulator, producing MAKISDVAEKTGYSITTISRAINDHPYVSDKAKKKIFDVMRELDYYPNNVAQQLRGKGTKLIGVIISFVTNPFFTYLVDAIEKVAYQAGYQIVVLQTLEEADREQKFIEMLKKRQLDGLIMTSLDNDSPEVLKLIESGKIVVCNRYLGDKAIPLIQIDEKKATYEATYYLLAKGYRKIAYVSANKPSRIHVDPRFAGYHEALTAFNIDLNWDYVLLRRASIGDGRSTLTDILAMGDDKPDAVLVISDEVASGILSQCHLLNIKVPETLAIIGFDDQPIAEVLYPGLTTIRQPIQELGEYVATVMIAHIEHKALPEKPELKTKLIIRGTA
- a CDS encoding ABC transporter substrate-binding protein, with translation MKRWQKLGLGLLTVAAITSLAACGNASSKSGVDDFLYVFNGKGEIADPLKKVVEEYGKENNIKVKTYTLSVGTTNGNEVQTTEFSSKTPPTIFSSGTLTNWGPDSGDYMQDINKLDNAKLKKLADEIPDAQRLTAKKGENFGLPYNIEGYGYQVDKTVLKDLFEGDTDALVADLKAEPNYEAWQGFVKAVDAYIKDGTVSTVTVNGHPYTLASEKKGLAKELNGVFVESGAEIWTYQNHWVSLPLNAVFKNVSEAYYAKGDEGIKDAKSALKSEIKGLDFEYSYMAGKNGPVKRGPDFIDSATGSYDASLANFVAHKGVFLKQGNWIYPNLLKINKQIIDTMDLVPIKWPVQDSDIKVKGRDAKQFNTTIPAFVPNYFIVNKQVSKKQQKIASDFLVWLYTSDRGKKFLKEEAGFIMYNDLKDTTSPNKLNNAIASYVAAGPTLGNPFDGTPGSFNDTIGDVLKKDYMTKANWTEKDYDNYVDKSVKTWVDFKEQSGK
- a CDS encoding carbohydrate ABC transporter permease — translated: MSKLYRKWFFPFVLPAVAVFLIVVLVPFIIGIFYSFTGWRGSFFMGANGRTTNPFEAIVGLKNYLAAFKQESFRSAFFFSVKFTVLAVIAVNIVALAQALLVNAIGKAVGIFRATFFLPNLLGGLSLGFIWLFIFNNIFTKVLFGKDGVLPIKFLTYMTDKDPNKLMFAILIMAVWQMSGYMMVIYTTGLANISDDYYEAASIDGANAFQKFFKITVPMLVPSFTIVFFLVLSRCFMLLDQNIALTNNAPQGYRMLAAQVLKVTSDTNGNYGIAQAEAVIFFLVVAAISITQTVILKGKEVEMQ
- a CDS encoding carbohydrate ABC transporter permease, giving the protein MNHSVETAGQKLGKVVMFLILLVMGLVTIFPIAFMFMNSFKSQAEIVDSPLALPKEITFKYISNAMTQINLVPSFILTVIITVLAVTFIVLLSSSAAWMMVRVKSKLAMIILLVFTASMLIPFQAVMYPLISMFESVGLKNVPGLIIMYGGFGLAMSTFLYHGFMKSVPVSLEEAAIIDGANVFQVYFKIVMPLVRPTTVTVIILNAMWVWNDYLLPFLVLGDSENKTLTLALYYAKMKDGPYSVPWDLMFPAVLITVIPVIILFIFLQKQIIKGMADGAVK
- a CDS encoding AraC family transcriptional regulator translates to MSKYIELVEYDSPINLKMFENENTLASFPHFHKEVEIIYVTKGCVNIAYQNEIIGLSEKEIIIFPSGATHSFLSSPDSARYVYQFDLAIFDEKLLGISQSQLIALFETAQTCSKYWPNALAQTAADLLDTLFETTRSNSLAVAYLQLGYLMQLMGMFLEELPQGSSSKPMLNHSEVKYKEDLVLLNKIFGYIETHFQEDITLETISDLVGFSPYYFTRFFKKHIGQTFIQFLSDYRLDQARYILSQERLPMVDVADKAGFSSVKTFHHVFKKSQGISPLQYQKQLQAKR